A stretch of Calditerrivibrio sp. DNA encodes these proteins:
- the rpmG gene encoding 50S ribosomal protein L33 has protein sequence MREIITLACTECKNRNYTTTKNKKTTTGKLELKKYCKFDRKHTVHRETK, from the coding sequence ATGAGAGAGATAATCACTTTGGCTTGCACAGAGTGCAAAAATAGAAACTACACAACAACCAAAAATAAAAAAACTACTACTGGTAAACTTGAGCTTAAGAAGTACTGTAAATTTGATCGCAAGCATACTGTTCATAGGGAAACCAAGTAG
- the tuf gene encoding elongation factor Tu (EF-Tu; promotes GTP-dependent binding of aminoacyl-tRNA to the A-site of ribosomes during protein biosynthesis; when the tRNA anticodon matches the mRNA codon, GTP hydrolysis results; the inactive EF-Tu-GDP leaves the ribosome and release of GDP is promoted by elongation factor Ts; many prokaryotes have two copies of the gene encoding EF-Tu): EMVMPGDNISATVELIQPIAMEQGLRFAIREGGRTVGAGVVTEIIE, from the coding sequence AGAGATGGTGATGCCTGGTGATAATATAAGTGCGACTGTGGAGTTGATCCAGCCTATAGCTATGGAGCAGGGTTTGAGGTTTGCGATTCGTGAAGGTGGTAGGACTGTCGGTGCTGGTGTTGTTACTGAGATTATAGAGTAG